The following coding sequences are from one Saprospiraceae bacterium window:
- a CDS encoding T9SS type A sorting domain-containing protein, whose amino-acid sequence MHKHLKLFALIALSIIILANSANPPDGRTGAAGESTCMVGCHIQGSSGNLDGSVSIGGFPSTISPGANYTLTLTINNSSVPLSLAERGGFQLVILDANGANAGTLSGASSSSTLTSSGGRTYWEHNPAKNFSGGPAVSWTVNWKAPSSAGGNTITATTCAIIADIPSGNSNDLQVTDEVSGTLMSLPPLTVNVTSFQNLTCAGSADGSITVSASGGTGPYNYDWAHGASGATLTGLSAGTYQVTATDQVGATGMVIKTITEPTEIHINLVKLVHVNCLGDATGEITVSASGGTGALSYSWSNGATGSTIKKLAAGVYTVTVKDSKQCSQQAEFNVLSPDVKMDFVVDSLIPPTCPLQKAGRIQIHAITGNDPYKIRWSNGDSTFRIDDLAAGTYKFTITDATNCTLLNEIKITAKDSLAPTLKLKSTNVYLSSTGKAKLNGADVILQASDQCDPVNLIFSLDSFKCTDLGNKKLIVIAQDSSGNSTKDSVDIRILDTLSPIIHCIADSITLNCHDLIPLPVITDNCITDTFWTTPENKINVPIQLGRQEIQYFAKDASGNLSSCTSVLTLLESITVTLDSVKTRGCAENGWDAYLNFESIYDTSYFILLIEGDTTAITGDSKWTQILIKGDLNYQLQDPIGCYTNIDSILSPVSLMDTIAFKKEYPSDPNGSNGSLETNIYGGTPPYTLEWLDINQKLLGTGFRFSQIQEGIYLLRVTDAIGCQKIYGPIELLTVASKDLVIEKVKIYPNPVNEILYIECSNPIENGFMILDQNGVRHKVGQLKKGINSLDISDLRTGIYFISILCQEKRYVQRIAIIH is encoded by the coding sequence ATGCATAAACATTTAAAACTATTTGCTTTAATAGCTCTATCTATAATCATTCTGGCAAATTCAGCCAACCCACCTGATGGTAGGACCGGCGCTGCTGGAGAGTCAACATGCATGGTAGGATGCCATATTCAAGGATCATCCGGCAATTTGGATGGTTCTGTATCCATTGGCGGCTTTCCTTCCACTATTAGCCCAGGTGCAAACTATACTTTAACTCTTACTATCAACAACTCAAGTGTTCCACTTTCTCTTGCAGAAAGAGGAGGCTTTCAACTTGTCATTTTGGATGCCAATGGCGCAAATGCAGGTACACTTAGTGGTGCTTCTTCTAGTTCCACTTTGACCTCCTCAGGGGGACGCACATATTGGGAGCATAATCCTGCAAAAAACTTCAGTGGTGGTCCTGCTGTATCATGGACAGTGAATTGGAAAGCTCCTTCAAGCGCCGGAGGAAATACTATTACAGCAACAACCTGTGCAATTATAGCTGATATACCATCAGGTAATTCTAATGATCTACAAGTCACCGATGAAGTTAGTGGAACATTGATGTCACTTCCACCGCTTACGGTAAATGTAACTTCATTTCAAAATTTGACCTGTGCCGGCTCTGCCGATGGTAGCATTACTGTATCCGCATCAGGTGGGACAGGGCCTTATAATTATGATTGGGCCCATGGTGCAAGCGGAGCAACTTTAACCGGACTTTCGGCAGGCACTTATCAAGTTACTGCAACAGATCAGGTCGGTGCCACAGGGATGGTGATCAAAACGATCACAGAGCCTACAGAGATACATATTAATTTAGTTAAACTTGTTCATGTCAATTGCTTAGGTGATGCTACGGGCGAAATCACTGTATCTGCTTCGGGAGGTACTGGAGCATTGAGTTATTCTTGGTCAAATGGAGCCACCGGAAGCACAATAAAGAAACTAGCCGCCGGAGTATATACTGTAACCGTGAAAGATTCAAAACAATGTTCACAACAAGCAGAATTTAATGTTTTGAGTCCTGATGTTAAGATGGATTTTGTTGTAGATTCTTTGATACCACCCACATGCCCGCTTCAAAAGGCAGGAAGGATACAGATTCATGCCATTACTGGAAATGATCCATATAAAATACGTTGGAGTAATGGAGACAGCACATTCAGGATAGATGATTTAGCAGCGGGGACCTACAAATTTACCATAACGGATGCAACGAATTGTACCCTTTTGAATGAAATTAAAATTACCGCCAAAGATAGTTTAGCACCAACCTTAAAACTTAAATCAACAAATGTCTATCTCTCATCTACAGGGAAAGCAAAACTGAATGGTGCTGATGTCATCCTACAAGCGAGTGACCAGTGTGATCCGGTAAACCTAATTTTTTCTTTAGACAGTTTTAAATGTACTGACTTGGGCAATAAAAAATTGATTGTAATCGCTCAGGACAGTTCTGGAAACTCAACTAAAGATTCTGTTGACATCAGAATATTAGATACGCTTTCTCCAATCATCCATTGCATTGCTGACTCTATTACATTGAATTGTCATGATTTGATTCCATTGCCAGTCATTACTGACAATTGTATAACAGATACATTTTGGACTACACCTGAAAATAAAATCAATGTACCTATACAGTTAGGACGACAAGAAATTCAATACTTCGCAAAAGATGCCTCGGGCAATCTTTCATCCTGCACTTCAGTGTTAACACTGCTCGAATCCATAACGGTGACTCTAGATTCAGTTAAAACCCGCGGCTGTGCTGAAAATGGCTGGGATGCATATCTTAATTTCGAATCTATCTATGATACATCATATTTCATTTTACTTATAGAAGGAGATACTACTGCAATAACGGGTGATTCAAAATGGACTCAAATACTTATTAAAGGCGATCTCAACTATCAGCTGCAAGATCCTATTGGATGCTATACCAACATCGACTCCATACTCTCCCCTGTCTCCCTCATGGATACCATAGCGTTTAAAAAGGAATATCCAAGTGACCCAAATGGTTCCAATGGCTCTTTGGAAACTAACATCTATGGTGGAACTCCACCATATACATTAGAATGGTTGGACATCAATCAAAAATTGCTTGGAACGGGATTTAGGTTCAGTCAAATCCAAGAAGGGATTTATTTACTGAGGGTAACTGATGCCATTGGTTGTCAAAAAATTTATGGACCCATTGAATTATTGACAGTGGCTTCAAAAGATCTTGTGATCGAGAAAGTAAAAATTTATCCAAATCCTGTCAATGAGATCTTATATATTGAATGCAGTAATCCTATTGAAAATGGATTCATGATTTTGGATCAGAATGGCGTTCGCCATAAAGTAGGACAGCTCAAAAAAGGTATAAATTCATTAGATATTTCTGATTTGAGAACAGGTATTTACTTCATTTCCATCTTATGTCAAGAAAAAAGGTATGTTCAGAGAATTGCAATTATTCATTAA
- the ftsY gene encoding signal recognition particle-docking protein FtsY, giving the protein MGFFDRFFSKEKESELNKGLEKTKTGFLDKITKAVAGKSTIDEEILDDLEQILVTSDVGLDTTIKIIDRIEDRVAKDKYLNASELSEILRDEITLLLSENNTEDLEDYDCGPTLPHVILVVGVNGVGKTTSIGKLAYQYSLKGKKVMIAAGDTFRAAAEDQLKIWSERVGCDFFTKGMGADPSAVAYEATQLAIQNKTDVLIIDTAGRLHTKINLMTELSKIQRSIGKSMPGAPHEVLLILDATTGQNAIEQCRQFTNTAHVTGLILTKLDGTAKGGVAIGISDQFKIPIKYIGIGEGIGHLQVFNRRAFIDSLFEKANSKI; this is encoded by the coding sequence ATGGGCTTTTTCGATAGATTTTTTAGTAAAGAAAAAGAGTCTGAATTAAACAAAGGTCTTGAAAAAACCAAGACCGGTTTTTTGGACAAGATCACTAAAGCAGTTGCCGGTAAAAGTACTATTGATGAAGAGATATTGGACGATCTTGAACAAATATTGGTAACGTCCGACGTTGGCTTGGATACCACCATCAAGATCATCGATCGCATAGAAGATCGCGTCGCCAAGGACAAATACTTGAACGCATCTGAATTGAGTGAGATTTTGAGAGATGAAATCACCCTACTCCTCTCAGAAAATAATACAGAAGATCTGGAAGATTATGATTGTGGCCCTACGCTACCTCATGTTATACTAGTAGTTGGTGTAAATGGTGTAGGAAAGACAACCAGTATAGGAAAATTGGCTTATCAATATTCTCTCAAGGGAAAGAAAGTGATGATCGCCGCCGGTGACACATTCCGTGCTGCTGCAGAAGATCAATTAAAAATTTGGTCCGAAAGAGTTGGTTGTGATTTTTTTACCAAAGGTATGGGTGCAGACCCTTCTGCTGTAGCATATGAAGCAACGCAATTAGCCATTCAAAACAAGACCGATGTACTGATCATTGATACTGCAGGAAGGTTACACACCAAAATCAACCTCATGACAGAGCTCTCAAAAATCCAAAGATCGATTGGAAAATCGATGCCCGGTGCACCACATGAAGTGTTGTTGATTCTGGATGCAACTACAGGGCAAAATGCAATCGAACAATGTCGCCAATTTACAAATACAGCTCATGTGACCGGACTCATCCTGACAAAACTAGACGGAACTGCAAAGGGCGGCGTGGCAATAGGTATTTCCGATCAATTTAAAATACCTATTAAATATATAGGTATAGGAGAAGGGATAGGACATCTGCAAGTGTTTAACAGAAGAGCATTTATCGATTCTTTGTTTGAAAAAGCAAACAGCAAAATTTAG
- a CDS encoding DUF4295 family protein, with protein sequence MAKVSKNAKVAQRAANAGSGRDFVKVIKPIKDPVTGKYTYKESIVHKDKVKDFFEQSK encoded by the coding sequence ATGGCTAAAGTATCCAAGAACGCGAAGGTTGCACAACGTGCTGCAAATGCAGGTTCCGGTAGGGATTTTGTGAAGGTCATCAAACCCATCAAAGATCCAGTTACTGGAAAATATACATACAAAGAGTCCATTGTCCACAAAGACAAGGTTAAAGACTTCTTTGAACAATCGAAATAA